A genome region from Planifilum fulgidum includes the following:
- a CDS encoding transposase, translating to QLYKRRSQTIERSFADAKELHGLRYARYRGLAKVREQCLLIAVAQNIKKMALLLSKRGKGFVIRLIYQI from the coding sequence AACAACTGTATAAACGACGGAGTCAGACCATTGAGCGCAGCTTCGCTGACGCCAAAGAACTTCATGGGCTTCGTTATGCACGCTACAGGGGGCTTGCCAAAGTCAGAGAGCAATGCCTCCTTATTGCCGTGGCTCAAAACATCAAAAAAATGGCCTTGCTCCTCTCGAAGAGAGGAAAAGGCTTTGTGATCCGCCTAATTTACCAAATCTAA
- a CDS encoding ABC transporter substrate-binding protein, whose product MGRPWRKKRNISVMIALVLVLAACGSGGQSADGGGDNKQVEIFSWWTGAGEEAGLHALIDLFKEKHPDIEVINAAVAGGAGTNAKATLATRMQGNDPPDTFQVHGGAELNEGWVAAGKMEPLNDLYEEEGWMDKFPEELIELVSKDGNIYSVPVNIHRGNVLWYNKKIFEENGLKPPKTFDEFFDVAEKLKKKGVTPLALGDKEPWTATHLFETVLLGTLGPEDYNKVWSGELAFDDPKVKKALETFKRMLRYTNSDHAARNWQDAAQMVAKGEAAMNVMGDWVKGYFTTDLKLKPNKDFGWAPTPETEGTFMVITDTFGLPKGAKNPEATKAFLKVLGSVEGQDVFNPLKGSIPARVDADVNKYDEYGKQTIEDFKNNRLTPSLAHGSAAAEGFLTEANKIINTFVTQGDVDQAAGALKQAATSSGIGK is encoded by the coding sequence ATGGGACGCCCCTGGCGAAAGAAGCGGAACATTTCGGTGATGATCGCCTTGGTCTTGGTGCTCGCCGCTTGCGGTTCCGGCGGGCAGAGCGCCGACGGCGGCGGGGACAACAAGCAGGTGGAGATTTTCAGCTGGTGGACCGGTGCGGGGGAGGAAGCCGGGCTCCATGCCCTGATCGATTTGTTCAAGGAAAAGCATCCCGACATTGAAGTGATCAACGCCGCCGTGGCCGGTGGAGCGGGCACCAACGCCAAGGCGACGTTGGCCACCCGCATGCAGGGGAATGATCCGCCGGACACCTTCCAGGTGCACGGAGGAGCCGAGCTGAACGAGGGATGGGTGGCGGCCGGAAAGATGGAGCCCCTGAACGATTTGTACGAAGAAGAGGGGTGGATGGATAAGTTTCCCGAGGAGCTCATCGAGCTGGTCAGCAAGGACGGCAACATCTATTCCGTTCCGGTCAACATTCACCGGGGCAATGTCCTGTGGTACAACAAGAAGATTTTCGAAGAAAACGGGCTGAAGCCGCCCAAGACCTTTGACGAGTTTTTCGACGTGGCCGAAAAGCTGAAGAAAAAGGGCGTCACTCCCCTGGCGCTGGGGGACAAGGAGCCTTGGACGGCCACCCACTTGTTTGAGACGGTTCTCCTCGGGACCCTGGGGCCGGAGGACTACAACAAGGTGTGGAGCGGGGAGCTGGCCTTCGATGATCCCAAGGTGAAGAAGGCCCTTGAAACCTTCAAGCGGATGCTCCGGTACACCAACAGCGACCACGCCGCCCGCAACTGGCAGGACGCCGCCCAGATGGTGGCCAAGGGCGAAGCGGCGATGAACGTGATGGGGGATTGGGTGAAGGGCTACTTCACCACCGATCTGAAATTGAAACCGAACAAGGATTTCGGCTGGGCTCCGACTCCGGAGACCGAGGGCACCTTCATGGTGATCACGGACACCTTCGGTCTGCCCAAGGGGGCCAAAAATCCCGAAGCGACCAAGGCTTTCCTCAAGGTGCTGGGCTCCGTCGAGGGGCAGGACGTGTTCAATCCGCTGAAGGGATCGATCCCCGCCCGGGTGGATGCGGATGTGAACAAATACGACGAATACGGCAAACAGACCATCGAGGACTTCAAGAACAATCGGCTGACGCCCAGTTTGGCCCACGGTTCCGCGGCTGCGGAAGGATTCCTGACGGAGGCGAACAAGATCATCAACACCTTCGTCACCCAGGGGGACGTGGACCAGGCCGCGGGTGCCCTGAAACAGGCGGCCACATCCAGCGGGATCGGAAAGTGA
- a CDS encoding carbohydrate ABC transporter permease, translating to MRRKEQWMSFLLVLPSFLAIAVFVYGFIGWTGAVSFTEWNTLVPDWSWAGLKNYLYLFGDLRFQADLRNTLVFTVLFIVLSTGLGLFLAVMLDRRIRGESVFRNIFIFPMALSFIVTGVVWQWIFNPSTGVNLLLKEWGLEKLPQWYVDTRVIPGVEWGQISFGIPLALIAVVIAAVWQLSGFAMAMYLAGLRAIPEELREAARVDGANEWQVLHKVVLPQLRPITWSVVIILGHISLKIFDLIYAMTGPGAMFVTDMPGVYMFETTFRGNHYAQGAAIAVIMLLLVSALIVPYLWSNLRRGVE from the coding sequence ATGAGGCGAAAGGAACAGTGGATGTCGTTTTTGCTGGTGCTTCCCTCTTTCTTGGCAATCGCCGTCTTCGTTTACGGATTTATCGGCTGGACGGGGGCCGTTTCCTTCACGGAATGGAACACCCTGGTTCCCGATTGGTCCTGGGCGGGGCTGAAAAACTATCTGTACCTGTTTGGTGATCTCCGCTTCCAGGCGGATTTGCGCAACACGCTCGTGTTCACGGTGCTCTTCATCGTCCTGTCGACGGGGTTGGGCCTTTTCTTGGCGGTTATGCTGGACCGCCGAATCCGCGGCGAGTCCGTGTTTCGCAATATTTTCATCTTTCCCATGGCCTTGTCCTTCATCGTGACGGGTGTGGTGTGGCAGTGGATCTTCAACCCTTCCACGGGGGTCAACCTGCTTCTGAAGGAGTGGGGATTGGAGAAGCTTCCCCAGTGGTACGTGGACACCCGGGTGATTCCCGGCGTGGAGTGGGGTCAAATTTCCTTCGGAATCCCCCTGGCGCTGATCGCCGTGGTGATCGCCGCCGTCTGGCAGCTGTCCGGCTTTGCGATGGCCATGTACCTGGCGGGCCTGCGGGCGATTCCCGAGGAACTGCGGGAGGCGGCCCGGGTGGACGGGGCCAATGAATGGCAGGTGCTCCACAAGGTGGTCCTGCCCCAGCTCCGACCGATCACCTGGAGCGTCGTCATCATCCTGGGGCACATTTCCCTGAAGATCTTCGATCTGATCTATGCGATGACGGGCCCCGGGGCGATGTTTGTGACGGACATGCCGGGGGTGTACATGTTTGAGACCACCTTCCGGGGGAACCACTACGCCCAGGGGGCCGCCATCGCGGTGATCATGCTGCTTCTGGTGTCCGCCCTGATCGTTCCTTATCTTTGGAGCAACCTGCGCAGGGGGGTGGAGTGA